From the genome of Bacteroides sp. MSB163, one region includes:
- the yajC gene encoding preprotein translocase subunit YajC encodes MNLMTVFLQAPAAAPGGGSMMWILLIAMFAIMYFFMIRPQNKKQKEIANFRKSLQVNQKVITAGGIHGVIKEINDNDIVLEIASNVKIRIDKNSIFAAAADANSNQAAK; translated from the coding sequence ATGAATTTAATGACCGTATTCTTGCAAGCTCCTGCCGCAGCTCCTGGTGGTGGTAGCATGATGTGGATTCTTCTGATTGCTATGTTTGCTATCATGTATTTTTTCATGATTCGTCCGCAAAACAAAAAGCAGAAAGAAATTGCAAACTTCCGTAAATCACTTCAAGTAAACCAAAAGGTGATTACTGCCGGCGGTATTCATGGTGTGATTAAAGAAATTAATGACAATGATATAGTACTTGAAATCGCTTCTAACGTTAAGATTAGAATAGATAAAAATTCTATATTTGCGGCTGCTGCTGATGCTAACAGTAATCAGGCTGCTAAATAA
- a CDS encoding RNA-binding S4 domain-containing protein — MSEARIDKWMWAVRIFKTRTIAAEACKKGRISINGGLAKAARTVKPGDVIQVRKPPVTYSFKVLQAIEKRIGAKLVTEMMENVTTPDQYELLEMSRISGFINRAKGAGRPTKKDRRTLEEFTTPEFMDDFDFEFDFEEE, encoded by the coding sequence ATGAGTGAAGCAAGAATAGATAAATGGATGTGGGCTGTACGTATTTTCAAGACACGTACCATTGCCGCCGAAGCATGTAAGAAAGGACGCATCAGTATCAATGGAGGATTAGCAAAGGCTGCCCGTACAGTGAAACCAGGCGACGTGATACAAGTGCGCAAACCACCTGTGACCTACTCTTTCAAAGTATTGCAAGCTATCGAGAAACGTATTGGTGCAAAGCTCGTTACGGAAATGATGGAGAACGTTACGACTCCCGATCAGTATGAACTGCTGGAGATGAGCCGTATCAGTGGTTTCATAAACCGTGCCAAAGGTGCAGGTCGTCCCACGAAAAAGGATCGCCGAACTCTGGAAGAGTTTACAACTCCCGAATTCATGGACGACTTTGATTTTGAATTCGATTTTGAGGAAGAATAA
- a CDS encoding 50S ribosomal protein L25/general stress protein Ctc, which translates to MKSIEVKGTARTIAERSSEQARALKAIRKDNGVPCVLYGAGENVHFTVPADGLRNLVYTPHIYVVDLVIDGKKVNAIMKDIQFHPVKDTILHVDFYQIDESKPIVMEVPVQMEGLAEGVKAGGKLVLQMRKLKVKALYNIIPEKLTVNVAHLGLGKTVKVGELSFEGLELMNAKEAVVCAVKLTRAARGAAAAAGN; encoded by the coding sequence ATGAAATCAATTGAAGTAAAAGGTACTGCAAGAACTATTGCAGAACGTTCTTCGGAACAAGCAAGAGCTTTGAAAGCGATTCGTAAAGACAACGGTGTACCCTGCGTACTCTATGGGGCAGGTGAAAATGTTCACTTCACTGTACCTGCCGATGGTCTTCGTAACTTGGTTTATACTCCGCACATCTACGTAGTTGACTTGGTTATTGACGGCAAGAAAGTCAACGCTATCATGAAAGATATTCAATTCCACCCGGTAAAAGATACAATCCTGCACGTTGACTTCTATCAGATTGACGAGTCTAAACCCATCGTAATGGAAGTTCCTGTACAGATGGAAGGTTTGGCAGAAGGTGTAAAAGCCGGTGGTAAGTTGGTATTGCAGATGCGTAAGCTAAAAGTAAAAGCTTTATATAACATTATTCCGGAAAAACTGACAGTAAACGTTGCTCACTTGGGTCTGGGTAAGACTGTTAAAGTTGGCGAGTTGAGCTTCGAAGGTCTGGAATTGATGAACGCAAAAGAAGCTGTTGTATGCGCAGTTAAACTGACTCGTGCTGCAAGAGGTGCTGCCGCTGCTGCTGGCAACTAA
- a CDS encoding thioredoxin family protein codes for MEEKKEAREERNREKLANGDWVMAEFYASWCPHCKRMQPIVEEFKKAMEGTLEVVQIDIDQESALADFYTIEMYPTFILMRKGEQLWRQSGELPLERLEKAVKEYELKA; via the coding sequence ATGGAAGAGAAAAAAGAAGCCCGTGAAGAACGGAACAGGGAAAAGTTAGCCAATGGAGACTGGGTTATGGCAGAATTTTACGCAAGCTGGTGCCCGCATTGCAAACGCATGCAGCCTATTGTAGAAGAATTTAAAAAGGCAATGGAAGGAACCCTCGAAGTAGTGCAAATAGATATCGACCAGGAAAGTGCCCTTGCTGATTTCTACACCATCGAAATGTATCCCACATTTATATTAATGAGGAAAGGTGAACAGCTTTGGAGACAATCGGGAGAATTGCCTTTGGAAAGGCTAGAAAAGGCAGTGAAAGAGTACGAATTAAAAGCATAA
- a CDS encoding PUR family DNA/RNA-binding protein — translation MEDLKKKNGADMNDKEIVFSKSIKAGKRIYYLDVKKNRKDEMFLAITESKKVVTGEGEDLQVSFEKHKIFLYREDFEKFMNGLNEAIDFINRKEMLEVISDMNAEADENAETELDAIAEMNTKEMELNGEIKIDIDFEEPTL, via the coding sequence ATGGAAGACTTAAAGAAGAAAAACGGTGCGGACATGAACGATAAGGAGATTGTATTCTCCAAATCCATTAAAGCAGGTAAACGAATCTACTATCTGGATGTAAAGAAGAACAGAAAAGATGAAATGTTCCTGGCCATTACTGAAAGTAAGAAGGTAGTGACCGGCGAAGGTGAAGATTTGCAGGTAAGTTTTGAAAAACATAAGATTTTCTTATATAGAGAAGATTTTGAGAAATTCATGAACGGCCTGAACGAAGCTATTGACTTCATTAACCGGAAAGAAATGTTGGAAGTTATAAGCGATATGAATGCAGAAGCGGATGAAAATGCAGAAACTGAGTTGGATGCTATAGCTGAAATGAATACCAAAGAAATGGAATTGAACGGAGAAATCAAGATTGATATTGATTTTGAAGAGCCAACTCTTTGA
- the nusB gene encoding transcription antitermination factor NusB produces the protein MINRVLIRLKIIQIVYAYYQNGSKNLDSAEKELFFSLSKAYDLYNYLLMLMVALTTYAQKRIDAAKSKLAPTAEELYPNMKFVENKFVSQLEVNKQLMEFAANQKRSWANDEDFIKGLYDKIIVSDIYKEYMASSDKSYEVDRELWRKLYKAFVFNNEELDVLLEDQSLYWNDDKEIVDTFVLKTIKRFEAKNGANQTLLPEFKDEEDQEFARRLFRRAILNCDYYRHLISENTRNWDLDRVAFMDVIIMQCALAEILSFPNIPVSVSLNEYVEIAKVYSTIKSGSFVNGTLDGIVNQLKKEGKLAKN, from the coding sequence ATGATTAACAGAGTTCTTATTCGTCTTAAGATTATACAGATTGTATATGCTTATTATCAGAATGGCAGTAAAAATTTAGACTCAGCGGAGAAAGAATTATTCTTTAGTCTTTCAAAAGCGTATGACCTTTATAATTATTTGCTGATGCTGATGGTAGCTCTGACGACTTACGCACAAAAACGCATTGATGCGGCAAAGTCCAAGTTAGCTCCGACCGCGGAGGAGTTGTATCCCAACATGAAATTCGTAGAAAACAAGTTCGTTTCACAACTGGAAGTGAATAAGCAGTTGATGGAGTTTGCTGCCAACCAGAAACGTTCGTGGGCAAATGACGAAGATTTTATCAAGGGTTTGTATGACAAGATTATAGTTTCTGATATATATAAGGAATATATGGCTTCGTCTGATAAATCTTATGAAGTTGACCGTGAACTATGGAGAAAGCTCTATAAGGCATTTGTTTTCAATAACGAAGAGTTGGATGTTTTGCTGGAAGATCAGAGCCTTTATTGGAATGATGACAAAGAAATAGTAGACACTTTCGTGCTGAAGACGATTAAACGTTTTGAGGCAAAAAATGGTGCTAACCAGACTTTGTTGCCGGAATTTAAGGATGAGGAAGATCAGGAGTTTGCCCGTCGCTTGTTCCGTCGCGCTATACTGAACTGTGACTATTACCGTCATCTGATCAGTGAAAATACACGCAACTGGGATTTGGATCGTGTAGCCTTTATGGATGTGATAATAATGCAATGCGCATTGGCGGAAATTCTAAGTTTTCCGAACATTCCGGTAAGTGTTTCGTTAAATGAGTATGTTGAGATCGCTAAAGTCTATAGTACGATAAAGAGCGGAAGTTTCGTAAACGGTACATTGGACGGAATAGTTAATCAATTAAAAAAAGAAGGTAAGTTAGCGAAAAACTGA
- a CDS encoding triple tyrosine motif-containing protein — MIRKQPYTFYVLFVFLFLIPFGKVFAGWNNFIVNFDKSLYGKGPQTWQIAPYDDHWVYFANKNGMVQFDGNVWKVFPLNNFSDVRSVLASTIQKRIYAGGINEFGYYEPAKDGELIYHCMSDTLDNSVRMLGNVWGIHEADNILYIQGDDRVVKYLNGKYTAIEMNAKIDCSNMVNGILYIGTDRGVWVLVGNTFFPLQGADSLASNRIRGIIPHKGGGIIIVTAYDGLFYYNGRTIVPFITGAEDFMRENEVFCVAAQDDKIALGTIHKGLLLIDCATMDVKYFNENNGLRNNTVLSVAFDGQGNLWAGLDSGIDHVCLSSPFTNLYSYPYSYGTGYAAAVENGYLYLGTNRGLYYTSYPVKLNGSLPDIHPVPQSSGQVWNLCKIGDDLFCLHDRGIFQIKGTSIHRITDITGAWCCQEVMGRPDRMFVGVYNGIYLLEKKAGEWHMLCKIEGFVDSSRLFEQESARILWVHNSGIITRVELSEDLTRQISVKSYGVAEGFPVERDIYVAKIEGRVYFATSHGIYKYNIHKDMMEPCNDMNNLLNGTAPYTRLLEYHDRLISLSPYEICIANLGTYKRGANTSINPIPQSLLELVPTYAIVPLSDSLMVIPNEEGFALFTIPAVKYRQDLAHSVYIRNMYITYPKDSLIYTANFLGKKPSLAINYTSNSVRFDYSLSFFAFGGDDIRFQYRLNEGTWSDYTTVYTKEYSNLSEGDYTFEVKAIYPDGTTSLDELSFCILPPWYRSVPAYVFYFVLMLLGVWYIYRWDDVRVKRKKEQAVVEKDKELHEMEKEFEAEKSRREKQIMQLEKEKLEYDLQHKSQEMANLMINFVRKNEMLTEIKSEIFKVASSLKGEGAREGKQLLLIINGKIDSNIQSDEVLKRIEDQFDLIHNNFMKRLHARHPDLSDNERMMCAYLKMNLSTKEIAPLLNISVRGVETIRYRLRKKFALEREDSLTDYLSNKL, encoded by the coding sequence ATGATACGAAAACAACCTTATACCTTCTATGTACTCTTCGTTTTTCTCTTTCTGATCCCTTTTGGTAAAGTGTTTGCCGGTTGGAACAACTTCATTGTAAACTTTGATAAAAGCCTTTATGGGAAAGGTCCCCAGACTTGGCAAATAGCTCCTTATGATGACCATTGGGTGTATTTTGCCAATAAAAACGGTATGGTGCAATTTGATGGTAATGTGTGGAAAGTATTTCCGTTAAATAACTTTTCGGATGTACGTTCCGTATTGGCATCCACTATTCAGAAAAGAATCTATGCCGGTGGTATTAATGAATTTGGCTATTACGAACCGGCAAAAGACGGCGAGTTGATTTACCACTGCATGTCCGATACGCTTGACAACTCTGTCCGTATGCTTGGCAATGTGTGGGGAATCCATGAGGCGGATAATATCCTTTATATACAAGGAGATGACCGTGTAGTGAAATATCTGAATGGAAAATATACCGCCATCGAAATGAATGCCAAGATCGACTGTTCCAATATGGTGAATGGTATCCTCTATATAGGTACCGATCGTGGTGTGTGGGTATTGGTCGGAAATACTTTCTTTCCATTGCAGGGTGCGGATTCCTTGGCTTCCAATCGTATCCGTGGAATCATTCCACATAAGGGTGGAGGAATCATCATCGTGACGGCATATGACGGTCTGTTTTATTATAATGGTCGTACCATTGTTCCTTTTATTACCGGTGCAGAGGACTTTATGCGTGAGAACGAAGTTTTTTGTGTGGCTGCTCAAGATGATAAGATAGCTTTGGGAACTATTCATAAAGGCTTATTACTAATAGATTGCGCTACCATGGATGTGAAATACTTCAATGAGAATAACGGGCTGCGTAATAATACGGTGCTTTCCGTTGCCTTCGACGGCCAGGGAAATCTGTGGGCGGGCTTGGATAGTGGTATTGATCATGTTTGTCTGAGCTCTCCTTTTACCAATTTGTATTCATATCCTTATTCTTACGGTACGGGCTATGCGGCGGCTGTTGAGAATGGCTATTTGTATCTGGGTACCAATCGGGGACTTTATTATACTTCTTATCCGGTGAAGCTGAACGGTAGTTTACCGGATATTCATCCCGTTCCTCAATCCAGTGGTCAGGTGTGGAACCTTTGTAAAATTGGTGATGATCTGTTTTGTCTTCATGACCGGGGTATCTTCCAGATTAAAGGCACGAGTATACATCGAATCACGGATATTACGGGTGCCTGGTGCTGTCAAGAGGTTATGGGGCGACCCGATCGTATGTTTGTAGGGGTGTATAATGGCATTTATCTTTTGGAGAAGAAAGCGGGCGAATGGCATATGCTTTGTAAGATCGAAGGATTTGTTGATTCAAGCCGTTTGTTTGAGCAGGAGTCTGCCAGGATTCTATGGGTTCATAATTCCGGCATTATCACCCGTGTGGAGTTGAGTGAGGATTTAACCCGTCAGATCAGTGTAAAATCCTATGGTGTGGCAGAAGGTTTTCCGGTTGAGCGTGATATTTATGTAGCTAAAATAGAAGGTCGTGTTTATTTTGCTACTTCCCACGGTATCTATAAATATAATATTCACAAAGATATGATGGAGCCTTGCAACGATATGAATAATTTGTTGAATGGCACTGCTCCCTATACGCGTTTATTGGAATATCATGACCGGCTCATCAGTCTGAGCCCTTATGAAATCTGTATAGCTAACCTGGGGACTTATAAGAGGGGAGCCAATACCAGTATCAATCCCATTCCCCAGTCTTTGCTTGAGTTGGTGCCAACGTATGCAATTGTTCCTTTATCGGATTCGCTTATGGTGATTCCGAATGAAGAGGGATTTGCCCTGTTCACGATTCCGGCGGTGAAGTACCGGCAAGATCTTGCCCATTCCGTATATATCCGGAATATGTATATTACCTATCCTAAAGATTCTTTGATATATACAGCTAATTTTCTTGGAAAGAAGCCATCCCTCGCTATTAACTATACCTCCAATTCGGTTAGGTTCGATTATAGTCTTTCTTTTTTTGCTTTTGGAGGAGATGATATTCGTTTTCAGTATCGTTTGAATGAAGGAACCTGGTCGGACTATACCACTGTGTATACCAAGGAGTATAGTAATCTGTCCGAAGGTGATTATACTTTTGAAGTAAAAGCCATTTATCCGGACGGTACTACTTCATTGGATGAACTTTCTTTCTGTATTCTTCCGCCTTGGTATCGCAGTGTGCCCGCCTATGTCTTCTATTTCGTCCTTATGTTGTTGGGAGTCTGGTATATTTACCGCTGGGATGATGTGCGTGTGAAGCGTAAGAAAGAGCAGGCTGTTGTAGAAAAAGATAAAGAACTGCATGAAATGGAGAAGGAGTTTGAGGCTGAAAAATCCCGGCGCGAAAAACAAATAATGCAATTGGAAAAAGAAAAGTTGGAATATGATTTACAGCATAAGAGTCAGGAGATGGCTAACCTGATGATAAACTTTGTCCGTAAAAACGAGATGTTGACGGAGATCAAATCGGAAATTTTCAAAGTGGCTTCCTCTCTGAAAGGGGAGGGGGCTCGTGAAGGTAAGCAACTCCTTTTGATTATAAATGGTAAAATTGACTCTAACATCCAAAGTGATGAAGTTCTGAAACGCATCGAAGATCAGTTTGATTTGATTCATAACAACTTTATGAAACGCCTTCATGCTCGTCATCCTGATCTCTCTGATAATGAGCGTATGATGTGTGCTTATCTGAAAATGAATCTTTCCACTAAAGAGATTGCTCCTTTACTGAATATCTCTGTTCGTGGTGTTGAAACTATCCGCTACCGGTTGCGTAAAAAGTTTGCTTTGGAGCGTGAGGATAGTTTGACGGATTATTTAAGTAATAAGTTGTAA
- the pth gene encoding aminoacyl-tRNA hydrolase: MKYLIVGLGNIGPDYHETRHNIGFMVVDALAKEAGTTFNDGRYGFTTTLSVKGRQLLLLKPSTFMNLSGNAVRYWMQKENIPLENVLVIVDDLALPFGTLRLKGKGSDAGHNGLKHIAAILGTQNYARLRFGIGNEFPRGGQIDYVLGHFTDEDWKTMDERLKTAGDIIKSFCLAGIDITMNQFNKK, translated from the coding sequence ATGAAATACTTAATTGTTGGATTAGGAAATATCGGTCCTGACTATCACGAAACCCGCCATAATATAGGATTCATGGTAGTGGATGCATTGGCAAAAGAAGCAGGGACCACTTTCAATGATGGCCGCTACGGCTTTACCACTACCCTATCCGTGAAAGGACGCCAGCTTTTACTGCTGAAACCTTCTACATTCATGAACCTCAGCGGAAATGCCGTGCGATACTGGATGCAGAAAGAGAACATTCCATTGGAAAACGTGTTAGTAATAGTAGATGATCTTGCTCTGCCATTTGGTACTCTGCGCTTGAAAGGAAAAGGTAGCGACGCCGGACACAATGGACTAAAACACATTGCAGCCATCCTGGGCACACAGAACTATGCCCGGCTTCGTTTCGGTATCGGCAACGAGTTCCCACGAGGTGGTCAGATAGATTATGTACTGGGCCACTTCACTGACGAAGACTGGAAGACCATGGACGAACGCTTAAAAACTGCAGGAGATATAATCAAAAGCTTCTGCCTGGCAGGAATTGATATTACAATGAACCAATTTAATAAGAAGTAG
- a CDS encoding cation:proton antiporter, with protein MSHLATLINDLALILICAGIMTLLFKKLKQPLVLGYVVAGFLASPHMPYTPSVMDTANIQTWADIGVIFLLFALGLEFSFKKIVKVGGAAIIAACTIIFCMILLGITVGTGFGWQRMDSIFLGGMIAMSSTTIIYKAFDDLGMRKKQFTGLVLSVLILEDILAIVLMVMLSTMAVRHNFEGSEMLESIGKLLFFLILWFVVGIYLIPELLKRCRKLMNEETLLIVSLGLCFGMVVMAAHTGFSAAFGAFIMGSILAETVEAESIERLVKPVKDLFGAVFFVSVGMMVDPAMIVEYAFPIIVITLAVILGQSLFGTLGVLLAGQPLKTAMQCGFSLTQIGEFAFIIASLGVSLHVTSDFLYPIVVAVSVITTFLTPYMIRFAEPASNFVDTHLPAKWKNFLLHYSSGSQTMNHESLWKKFILALMRITIVYSIVSIAVVALAFRFLVPLLLEHIPGIWGKLLAAFLTILFIAPFLRAIMIKKNHSAEFITLWKDSRGNRAPLVATIVIRILIAVSFVMFVIAGLFEVSVGLLLGVAVLLVTMMILSRQLKKQSIMIERKFFQNLRYRDMRAEYMGEKKPEYAGRLLSRDLHLADFEISGESAWAGKTLLELNFGKQFGVHVVSILRGRKRINIPGASVRLFPEDKIQVIGTDEELNQFGTEMEKASALDMNVVEKSETILRQFRVDAQSEFLDKTMRESGIREKYHCLIVGVERGEEALHAPDAHEPFMEDDVVWVVGEKADVYKLVGQKNENIDME; from the coding sequence ATGTCACACTTGGCTACTTTAATAAACGATTTGGCGTTGATCTTGATTTGTGCAGGAATCATGACGCTATTGTTCAAGAAACTGAAACAGCCGTTGGTGTTGGGGTATGTAGTGGCAGGTTTTCTGGCCAGTCCGCATATGCCATATACCCCCTCGGTGATGGATACGGCTAATATACAGACTTGGGCGGATATCGGTGTAATATTCCTTTTGTTCGCACTGGGACTGGAATTTAGTTTCAAGAAAATTGTAAAAGTTGGTGGAGCGGCTATCATTGCTGCCTGTACCATCATATTCTGTATGATTCTTTTGGGAATAACCGTCGGTACGGGCTTTGGCTGGCAGCGTATGGACAGTATTTTCCTGGGAGGTATGATTGCCATGTCTTCCACTACCATTATTTATAAAGCGTTCGATGATTTGGGAATGCGTAAGAAGCAATTCACCGGATTGGTGCTTAGCGTTCTGATATTGGAAGATATTCTTGCTATTGTCTTGATGGTGATGCTGTCTACCATGGCGGTAAGGCATAATTTTGAAGGTTCGGAAATGCTGGAAAGTATCGGAAAACTGCTCTTCTTCCTGATACTTTGGTTTGTAGTTGGTATCTACCTGATACCCGAATTGCTGAAGCGATGTCGTAAGTTGATGAATGAAGAAACACTGCTTATTGTCTCTCTTGGACTTTGTTTCGGTATGGTGGTTATGGCTGCTCATACGGGTTTCTCTGCTGCATTCGGAGCTTTTATCATGGGTTCCATTCTTGCTGAAACGGTTGAGGCTGAGAGTATAGAACGGTTAGTGAAACCGGTGAAAGATCTTTTTGGTGCCGTATTCTTCGTGTCGGTAGGTATGATGGTGGATCCTGCAATGATTGTGGAATATGCATTTCCTATCATTGTAATAACACTGGCTGTTATTCTGGGACAGTCCTTGTTCGGTACGCTGGGTGTGCTGTTGGCGGGGCAGCCTTTGAAGACGGCTATGCAATGCGGTTTCAGTTTAACTCAGATTGGTGAGTTTGCTTTTATTATCGCATCGTTGGGGGTGTCGCTCCATGTGACGAGTGATTTTCTGTATCCTATTGTGGTGGCAGTTTCGGTTATTACCACCTTTCTTACTCCCTATATGATTCGCTTTGCCGAGCCAGCTTCAAATTTTGTTGATACTCATTTGCCGGCAAAGTGGAAAAACTTTCTGTTGCATTACTCATCCGGTTCACAGACTATGAATCATGAGAGCCTGTGGAAGAAGTTTATTTTGGCTTTGATGCGAATCACTATTGTCTATTCCATAGTGAGCATTGCGGTTGTTGCGTTAGCTTTCCGCTTTCTCGTTCCGTTGCTTTTGGAACATATACCCGGAATCTGGGGGAAGCTGCTTGCCGCTTTCCTTACTATTCTGTTTATTGCTCCATTCCTGCGGGCCATTATGATAAAAAAGAATCATTCGGCTGAATTTATAACTTTATGGAAGGATAGTCGGGGAAATCGTGCACCGTTGGTAGCTACAATCGTTATACGTATTCTGATAGCCGTATCTTTTGTGATGTTTGTGATAGCAGGCTTGTTTGAAGTCTCTGTTGGTTTATTGTTGGGTGTGGCTGTTTTATTGGTTACGATGATGATATTGTCCCGGCAACTGAAGAAACAGTCTATCATGATAGAGCGGAAATTCTTCCAGAATCTGCGTTATCGCGATATGCGGGCCGAGTATATGGGAGAGAAGAAACCGGAATATGCAGGACGTTTGTTGTCCCGTGACTTGCATCTGGCGGATTTCGAAATCTCCGGTGAATCGGCATGGGCGGGAAAGACGTTGCTGGAGCTTAATTTTGGAAAACAATTTGGCGTACATGTCGTCTCTATTCTTCGCGGAAGGAAGCGGATCAATATACCGGGAGCTTCCGTAAGGCTTTTTCCGGAAGATAAGATTCAGGTCATAGGTACAGATGAAGAACTGAACCAGTTTGGTACCGAAATGGAGAAAGCTTCTGCTCTAGATATGAATGTAGTTGAAAAGAGTGAAACTATTCTGCGTCAGTTCCGCGTGGATGCGCAATCAGAATTTCTGGACAAGACGATGCGTGAATCCGGTATTCGTGAGAAGTATCATTGCCTTATAGTAGGGGTGGAGAGAGGAGAAGAAGCCTTGCATGCTCCCGATGCGCATGAGCCGTTTATGGAGGACGATGTGGTATGGGTAGTGGGAGAAAAAGCCGATGTGTATAAATTAGTCGGCCAAAAGAATGAAAATATCGACATGGAATAA
- a CDS encoding HIT family protein, translating to MKSDPKECLYCQNNETLHNLMIEFAELSVSRVFLFKEQTYRGRCLVSYKDHVNDLNELSDEDRNAFMEDVARVTRAMQKAFNPEKINYGAYSDKLSHLHFHLAPKYVDGPDYGGIFQMNPGKVYLTDAEYKELIEAVKKEL from the coding sequence ATGAAAAGTGATCCGAAAGAATGTCTGTATTGTCAGAATAACGAGACGCTGCACAATCTGATGATTGAGTTTGCCGAACTGAGTGTATCCCGTGTGTTTTTGTTTAAGGAACAAACATACAGAGGGCGTTGCCTTGTGTCTTACAAAGACCACGTCAATGATTTGAATGAATTGAGCGATGAAGATCGTAATGCTTTTATGGAGGATGTGGCGCGTGTGACGCGTGCCATGCAGAAAGCGTTTAATCCCGAAAAGATTAATTATGGTGCATATTCCGATAAGTTGTCACATCTGCACTTTCATCTTGCTCCCAAATATGTAGATGGTCCCGATTACGGTGGTATTTTCCAGATGAACCCGGGAAAAGTATACTTAACGGATGCTGAATACAAAGAATTGATTGAGGCTGTGAAGAAAGAGCTTTGA
- a CDS encoding Gfo/Idh/MocA family protein, which yields MSEKKIKWGFIGCGEVTKYKSGPAFQKVEGSEVIAVMSRDGAKAKAYAKERGIPKWYDDAQELIDDEDVNAIYIATPPSSHATYAIMAMKAGKPVYIEKPMAVTYEECCRINRISNETGVPCFVAYYRRYLPYFLKVKELIEDGSIGNVINVQIRFAQPPRDLDYNKENLPWRVQPDIAGGGYFYDLAPHQIDLLQNMFGCILEASGYKSNRGGLYPAEDTLSACFQFDNGLVGSGSWCFVAHDSAREDRIEVIGDKGMICFSVFTYDPIALHTEKGREEIPVANPEHVQQPLIQAVVDHLLGKSICTCDGASATLTNWAMDKILNKL from the coding sequence ATGAGCGAAAAGAAGATTAAATGGGGATTCATTGGTTGCGGAGAAGTGACCAAATATAAAAGTGGTCCCGCCTTCCAAAAGGTGGAAGGTTCGGAAGTAATTGCTGTCATGAGTCGCGATGGCGCCAAAGCCAAAGCTTATGCTAAGGAAAGAGGTATTCCAAAGTGGTATGATGATGCCCAAGAATTGATTGACGATGAAGATGTGAACGCTATCTACATTGCCACCCCTCCCTCTTCACACGCCACTTATGCTATCATGGCAATGAAAGCCGGTAAGCCTGTATATATAGAAAAGCCCATGGCCGTAACCTACGAAGAGTGCTGCCGTATCAACCGTATCTCCAATGAAACCGGGGTTCCTTGCTTTGTGGCTTATTACCGTCGCTATCTGCCCTACTTCCTCAAAGTAAAAGAATTGATAGAGGATGGAAGCATAGGCAACGTCATCAACGTTCAAATTCGTTTTGCCCAGCCCCCCCGTGATTTAGATTACAACAAGGAGAATCTCCCATGGCGTGTACAACCAGACATTGCCGGCGGTGGCTATTTCTATGATTTAGCCCCACATCAGATTGACTTATTGCAAAACATGTTCGGTTGTATCCTTGAAGCCAGCGGATATAAAAGTAACCGCGGCGGGCTTTATCCTGCCGAAGATACTCTGAGTGCATGCTTCCAGTTTGATAACGGATTGGTAGGCAGTGGCTCCTGGTGTTTCGTAGCGCATGACTCCGCACGCGAAGACCGCATCGAAGTGATAGGAGACAAAGGAATGATCTGTTTCTCTGTATTTACATACGATCCTATCGCCCTTCACACAGAAAAAGGAAGAGAAGAAATCCCGGTAGCTAATCCGGAACATGTACAACAACCGCTTATCCAAGCCGTTGTCGACCACCTTTTAGGCAAATCCATCTGCACTTGCGATGGAGCAAGCGCAACGCTCACTAATTGGGCAATGGACAAAATACTGAATAAACTTTAA